A window from Peromyscus eremicus chromosome 1, PerEre_H2_v1, whole genome shotgun sequence encodes these proteins:
- the Rpl18 gene encoding large ribosomal subunit protein eL18: MGVDIRHNKDRKVRRKEPKSQDIYLRLLVKLYRFLARRTNSTFNQVVLKRLFMSRTNRPPLSLSRMIRKMKLPGRENKTAVVVGTVTDDVRILEVPKLKVCALRVSSRARSRILKAGGKILTFDQLALESPKGRGTVLLSGPRKGREVYRHFGKAPGTPHSHTKPYVRSKGRKFERARGRRASRGYKN, from the exons ATG gGTGTTGACATTCGCCACAACAAGGACCGAAAGGTTCGACGCAAGGAGCCCAAGAGCCAGGACATCTACCTGCGGCTGCTGGTCAAG CTGTACAGGTTTCTGGCCAGACGAACCAACTCCACCTTCAATCAGGTTGTGCTGAAAAGGTTGTTCATGAGTCGCACTAACCGGccacctctgtccctgtctcGGATG ATCCGAAAGATGAAGCTTCCTGGCCGAGAGAACAAGACCGCTGTGGTTGTGGGGACGGTCACAGATGATGTGCGGATTCTCGAAGTGCCTAAACTGAAG GTGTGTGCACTGCGAGTGAGCAGCCGCGCCCGAAGCCGTATCCTCAAGGCTGGGGGTAAGATCCTCACCTTCGACCAGCTGGCCCTGGAGTCTCCCAAGGGCCGTGGCACTGTGCTCCTGTCTG GTCCTCGGAAGGGCCGAGAGGTGTACCGGCATTTTGGCAAGGCCCCAGGAACCCCACACAGCCATACCAA ACCCTATGTCCGCTCCAAGGGCCGGAAGTTCGAACGTGCCAGAGGCAGAAGGGCTAGCCGCGGCTACAAAAACTAA
- the Fam83e gene encoding protein FAM83E, with amino-acid sequence MAASQLAALEGEGLEAGEPALTKASPGGLYSEAQRLALEALLSSGEEAFRACVQQERLPPFLSADEAQALAAAAEDWTVPSQEPCGAGPGTAVTDGNIGSLTYWPGQSEEPAPPLRLGWPEDTAWKGITRAQLYTQPPGEGQPPIKELVRQEIQTARKLVAVVMDVFTDPDLLTDMVDAATRRWVPVYLLLDREHLPAFLALAQQLGVNPWTTENLDVRTVQGHTFQSRRRRQVSGHVREKFLLLDGDRVISGSYSFTWSDSRLHRGLVTLLTGEIADAFSQEFRVLYAASRSLPPAPARSPVFSPSEGSQLPRSPHHVALRCPVAPVAPLLSDRPLAHRLAACHILEGDRRETPTTTGPALSDILRSVQRTRTASGPPTRPSRSLWDLSRLSQLSGSSDGDNEIKKSWVSKDTPARALMRQRGTGGGPRAEMDSHPLARSQPWGGPLPLIPTRRLHYLSPAQRRLGDNATSEWTSGSGPGRRR; translated from the exons ATGGCGGCCTCccagctggctgctctggaaggagaggggctggaggcTGGTGAGCCAGCCCTGACCAAGGCCAGCCCTGGCGGCTTGTACTCTGAGGCCCAGCGGCTAGCTCTGGAAGCACTGCTGAGCAGTGGGGAAGAGGCCTTCCGGGCCTGTGTGCAGCAGGAGAGGTTGCCCCCGTTTCTGAGTGCAGATGAGGCTCAGGCCCTGGCTGCAGCTGCTGAAGACTGGACAGTAccaagccaggagccatgtggagCAGGCCCAGGGACCGCTGTCACTGACGGGAATATTGGCAGCCTGACCTACTGGCCTGGGCAGTCTGAGGAGCCGGCACCCCCGTTGCGGCTGGGCTGGCCGGAGGACACTGCCTGGAAGGGTATCACCCGAGCTCAGCTCTACACTCAGCCACCAGGCGAGGGCCAGCCACCTATTAAAGAGTTGGTACGCCAGGAGATCCAGACTGCTCGAAAG CTGGTGGCTGTAGTCATGGATGTCTTCACCGACCCTGACCTGCTCACAGACATGGTGGATGCTGCCACACGCCGCTGGGTACCTGTCTATTTACTGCTTGACCGAGAGCATCTGCCCGCCTTCTTGGCACTAGCTCAGCAGCTAGGGGTGAACCCCTGGACCACTGAG AACCTGGACGTCCGGACTgtgcaaggccacaccttccagaGCCGCAGGCGACGGCAGGTGAGCGGCCATGTGCGGGAGAAGTTCCTGCTGCTGGACGGTGACAGGGTCATCTCGGGATCCTACAG CTTCACATGGAGTGATTCACGCCTGCACCGaggcctggtgaccttgctcacaGGAGAAATCGCAGATGCCTTCAGCCAGGAGTTCCGTGTCCTGTATGCGGCTTCCAGGTCTCTCCCACCAGCACCAGCTCGAAGCCCCGTGTTCAGCCCTTCTGAGGGCTCACAGCTGCCCCGAAGCCCACACCATGTGGCCCTACGCTGTCCTGTGGCTCCTGTGGCCCCACTGCTGTCTGACAGGCCTTTGGCTCACCGTCTGGCTGCCTGCCACATCCTGGAGGGGGACAGACGGGAGACCCCCAccaccacagggccagctctcagTGACATCTTGAGGAGTGTACAGcgtaccaggacagccagtggtCCCCCAACCAGGCCCAGCCGCTCTCTGTGGGACCTCAGCCGCCTGTCCCAGCTCTCTGGCTCCAGTGATGGGGACAATGAG ATCAAGAAGTCCTGGGTCTCCAAGGACACTCCAGCCAGGGCCCTGATGAGGCAGCGGGGCACTGGAGGGGGGCCCAGGGCTGAGATGGATTCCCACCCACTAGCCCGGTCACAGCCCTGGGGTGGCCCCCTCCCCCTGATTCCAACCCGCCGCCTGCATTACCTATCTCCAGCCCAAAGGAGGTTGGGAGACAACGCCACATCAGAGTGGACCTCTGGCTCGGGCCCTGGAAGGCGACGCTGA
- the Spaca4 gene encoding sperm acrosome membrane-associated protein 4, with protein sequence MVLGWPLVLVLVLCPGATGIKDCVFCELTDSTQCPGTRMRCGDDEDCFIGHGVAQGVGPIINKGCVRSTRCGREEPVSYMGLTYSLTTTCCSGQLCNGGAGSDTGTPSLAPGLQLLLGLSLLLQYCL encoded by the coding sequence ATGGTCCTTGGCTGGCCACTGGTTCTGGTGTTGGTCCTGTGCCCGGGTGCGACAGGCATCAAGGACTGCGTCTTCTGTGAGCTGACTGACTCCACTCAGTGCCCAGGCACACGCATGCGCTGTGGGGACGACGAGGATTGCTTCATAGGTCACGGAGTAGCCCAGGGCGTGGGGCCCATCATCAACAAAGGCTGCGTGCGCTCCACCCGCTGTGGCCGTGAGGAACCTGTCAGCTACATGGGCCTCACCTACAGCCTCACCACTACCTGCTGCTCTGGCCAACTTTGCAACGGGGGTGCTGGTTCTGACACGGGGACCCCCAGCCTGGCACCGGGTCTGCAGCTGCTCCTGGGCCTGTCGCTGCTACTTCAATACTGTCTGTGA